From one Mycolicibacterium sp. HK-90 genomic stretch:
- a CDS encoding TetR/AcrR family transcriptional regulator, producing MSAIRDATWAELTDRGYAGVTFEGVARRAKTGKPVLYRRYSSRAQMVTDALPTLRTPTAQLLSQNLRDDIVTMVESLVNQWQEIGVDTYRSLIAEADDATLQTFQAKVAAKTDHTIRTALEAARERGEIGPANISDRVALSILALMRNELLFSRNMIQSSTVAELVDDIYLPAIDAASRKPS from the coding sequence ATGTCGGCGATCCGCGACGCCACCTGGGCCGAGCTGACGGATCGTGGATACGCCGGGGTGACCTTCGAAGGCGTAGCCCGCCGCGCGAAGACCGGAAAGCCGGTCCTCTATCGCCGCTACAGTTCTCGGGCGCAGATGGTCACCGACGCGCTTCCGACCCTGCGCACGCCCACCGCCCAACTGCTGTCCCAGAATCTTCGCGACGACATCGTGACCATGGTCGAGTCCCTGGTCAACCAGTGGCAAGAGATCGGAGTCGACACCTACCGCAGCCTCATCGCCGAAGCCGACGACGCCACGCTGCAGACTTTCCAGGCCAAGGTGGCCGCGAAGACCGACCACACGATCCGCACGGCGCTGGAAGCTGCGCGCGAGCGAGGCGAGATAGGTCCTGCCAATATTTCCGACCGGGTGGCACTGAGCATCCTGGCACTCATGCGAAATGAATTGCTGTTCTCCCGCAACATGATCCAATCGAGCACCGTCGCCGAGCTGGTCGACGACATCTACCTGCCGGCGATCGACGCGGCGTCCCGCAAGCCGTCGTAG
- a CDS encoding carboxymuconolactone decarboxylase family protein, translating to MAVRLPDVADLDPAGREVYDLFPANLTRGLAMTGSSAKAYLALGLSFRTGALSPETRESVILRVGAVTRAEYEIHHHVREARDAGISDSVIDNLLSGATSFGDRRVDVLVAFVDDLLAQIKGGGADTSHMQEFYSDNEIAEIVLLAGHYVMTALFVNTLGIVPEEGDVEGASMKDGL from the coding sequence ATGGCTGTTCGATTGCCCGACGTCGCTGACCTCGATCCCGCGGGGCGTGAGGTCTACGACTTGTTTCCGGCCAACCTGACGCGGGGGTTGGCGATGACCGGGTCGAGCGCGAAGGCCTACCTGGCGCTCGGCCTTTCCTTTCGCACTGGCGCCTTGTCGCCCGAAACGCGGGAGTCGGTGATCTTACGAGTCGGCGCGGTGACACGTGCCGAGTACGAGATCCACCACCATGTGCGCGAGGCGCGCGACGCCGGAATCTCGGATTCGGTGATCGACAACCTGTTGTCAGGGGCGACATCGTTCGGCGACCGACGGGTCGATGTGCTCGTCGCCTTTGTCGATGATCTGCTGGCGCAGATCAAGGGTGGGGGAGCGGACACCTCGCACATGCAGGAGTTCTACTCCGACAACGAAATTGCCGAAATTGTCTTGCTCGCGGGGCACTACGTGATGACCGCGCTGTTCGTCAACACGCTGGGCATCGTCCCCGAGGAGGGCGACGTCGAAGGCGCGAGTATGAAGGACGGCCTATGA
- a CDS encoding MBL fold metallo-hydrolase has product MTDEIPFREGLFDLGRGAHVFLSGNETFGLANAGLVVSAGEALVIDTLYDVQHARAMCASMAELTATAPVRYVFNTHTDGDHFFGNQVFSADTEIITTEAASALMTQEHADLTAKLLGTETKPGGTLHALEPLGQPFNFSEVQVRPADTTFAGEKALRVGNLDVELHELGPAHTVGDAIAYLPELGVLYAGDLLTHNPVAVTWSGSIPNWINALERIRSFGAQKVVAGHGPVLVGGEINAAIDRGIRFWSNLHTDATRLYDQGVPVAEAVARMDIRNYPEAMATLPIIVTAIYHERDADIPYLDLSQAVESIASQLAAHTTAS; this is encoded by the coding sequence ATGACGGACGAAATTCCTTTTCGGGAAGGCTTGTTCGATCTCGGCCGCGGAGCGCACGTATTTCTCTCCGGGAACGAGACGTTCGGTCTGGCCAATGCGGGTCTGGTGGTCAGTGCCGGTGAGGCACTGGTGATCGACACGCTCTATGACGTGCAGCATGCGCGGGCGATGTGCGCCTCCATGGCTGAACTGACTGCAACTGCGCCGGTGCGGTACGTCTTCAATACCCACACCGACGGCGACCACTTCTTCGGCAACCAGGTGTTTTCCGCGGATACCGAGATCATCACCACCGAAGCTGCCAGCGCACTGATGACTCAGGAACATGCCGACCTCACGGCGAAACTGCTTGGCACCGAGACCAAACCCGGCGGCACCCTGCACGCACTGGAACCGCTGGGCCAGCCGTTCAACTTTTCTGAGGTGCAGGTGCGGCCCGCGGATACCACCTTCGCCGGAGAAAAGGCTCTGCGCGTGGGCAATCTCGACGTCGAGCTTCATGAACTCGGGCCGGCGCACACCGTGGGCGACGCGATCGCCTATCTGCCCGAGTTGGGTGTGCTGTACGCGGGAGATCTGCTGACCCACAACCCTGTTGCGGTCACCTGGTCGGGTTCGATCCCGAACTGGATCAACGCGCTGGAGCGCATCCGCTCCTTCGGGGCCCAGAAGGTCGTCGCGGGTCACGGTCCGGTACTCGTCGGAGGCGAGATCAACGCGGCAATCGATCGCGGAATCCGATTCTGGTCGAACCTGCACACCGACGCGACGCGGCTCTACGACCAAGGTGTGCCGGTGGCCGAGGCGGTCGCTCGGATGGACATCCGCAACTATCCGGAAGCGATGGCGACGCTGCCGATCATCGTCACTGCGATCTACCACGAACGCGACGCGGACATCCCGTATCTG